Proteins encoded in a region of the Coregonus clupeaformis isolate EN_2021a chromosome 9, ASM2061545v1, whole genome shotgun sequence genome:
- the tns1a gene encoding tensin isoform X2 yields the protein MDENYEVDLVYITERIISVSFPSGAEERSYTSNIKEVASMLASKHGEHYLLLNLSERRNDITKLNHKVLEFGWPDHHAPALDKICSMCKAMDTWLNADQHNVVVLHNKGNRGRTGVVVAAYMHYSNISASADQALDRFAMRRFYEDKALPVGQPSQRRYVRYFSGLLSGHIKINNKPLFLHHVIMHGIPNFESKGGCRPFLKIYQAMQPVYTSGIYNVQGDGHTSICITIEPGLLLKGDILLKCYHKRFRSPSRDVVFRVQFHTCAIHDLGVVFGKNELDETFKDERFPEYGKVEFVFSFGPEKIKGTGMGHLENGPQVSVDYNTQDPLIRWDSYENFNRGCEDTGDGLQLGFWSEGSRPVASCLLAHLNVSSPKDVVHTQGPLDGSLYARVHKKESLEGVVTINSLPVLDHPLTNADHTPQHPDHTLPSSDRTLPVVGHASLPAVDHALSVSSDSGNSTASVKTDRTDDHSLLLHGAVNANQNHNTPSHPPLSPQEKRELDQLLIGLEAPMLHRQAYLATSTSPGGGVRHLVPAQVHVNGHTRLIAAPSAEERETDILDDELPISQEGNSVDSLGTLSSLEGQATPAELYYQSEIPVNRQIDGPYLEKLREMPVHRIQTSTSAQERIMDSSSPQEEEYSPNSYQNGSMQRSQSFGTPEPGHPKLPRAPERSTSSREAVQRGLNAWHQYSLPDDPFGPPLQSTHSLPHFPPTASQHDIEQSIEALNMLMLDLDPHTGQVPKSYSAPSGENSVGGPAQVPFSQSLARPSYQADSAIHGYNINYNAFGQPLRSTAGRVSTSPVQSPVAESPLSYAPPRSASYQPHTNTTPIHPPEPYHTRPAQGPGSALYPSDPSPTFGQLQIRPLNSYPGGTVVSHSPDLKGGSPYPGYSTSSSPLPNSSPLLKEPEPEEENLNLEGLVAQRIAEYNARIQGINESITTTPQSDRHRSYSFSGMRSRGMTPEEAQETVRRRTTSEGHYQSGHEDPPAHTGAPVRSPVHSSDFHILNPGGRPREGPMHSYREAYGDDDVDGGAAVSPMFSSGGEAYPLTPAFPVSPQTPYFNMSRSPPGLAKTPLSALGLKPHHPADMLHGGSDSESVSDEEQDGRGYGGHPFNDPISSSSPIHSPDGMRMASSIRPQADSGFHSHPSESVRHTPVPSHGPHSPEGSQVSVVGPLHTVPGSPNTLHRTVATNTPPSPALQRHLANQASPGLARHPTPPNGNRVQVPGSPVIPARGSRTSAVPPSPLMGRHPMASGHITPDDRQGTPPMPSFPVSPQPMLPEKRRLPSGERSNGGLSYGTLDGKTTTPTLPSGCSTPSVSTSHTLPDLSKFSIYDQSPDIRLNVKFVQDTSKFWYKPDISREQAISLLRDREPGAFVIRDSHSFRGAYGLAMKVACPPPTANKKVGDITSELVRHFLIETSSKGVRLKGCPNEPYFGCLSALVYQHSMTPLALPCKLMIPSKDPNEEALELDTPTDTVAELVKQGAAQQQVPEEAHACNVLYINSVDMESLTGPQAVAKAISETLAVNPLPAATTVHFKVSSQGITLTDSQRKVFFRRHYPINTVTYCDIDPQDRKWSNEGVGTAKLFGFVARKQGSTTDNVSHLFAELDPNQPASAIVNFVSKIMKR from the exons gGGAACCGAGGGAGGACAGGAGTGGTGGTGGCTGCTTACATGCATTACAGCAACATATCAGCCAG TGCTGACCAGGCACTGGACAGGTTCGCCATGAGGCGCTTCTACGAAGACAAAGCACTTCCTGTGGGTCAACCGTCCCAGAGAAG gtATGTGCGTTATTTCAGTGGTCTGCTCTCTGGCCACATCAAGATTAACAACAAGCCTCTGTTCCTGCACCACGTCATCATGCACGGCATCCCCAACTTCGAGTCCAAAGGAG GCTGCCGTCCTTTCCTGAAGATTTACCAGGCGATGCAGCCAGTCTACACGTCAGGGATATA TAACGTCCAAGGCGACGGTCACACCAGTATCTGTATCACCATTGAACCTGGCCTGCTCCTGAAGGGAGACATTCTA TTGAAGTGTTACCACAAGCGTTTCCGGAGCCCCAGTAGGGATGTGGTGTTCAGAGTGCAGTTCCACACCTGTGCCATCCATGACCTGGGAGTGGTCTTCGGGAAGAATGAACTGGATGAGACATTTAaag ATGAGAGATTTCCAGAGTATGGGAAAGTGGAATTTGTCTTCTCCTTCGGTCCTGAGAAAATCAAAGGTACAG GAATGGGCCACCTTGAGAATGGCCCACAAGTGTCGGTGGACTACAATACCCAAGACCCCCTCATCCGCTGGGACTCCTACGAGAATTTCAACAGGGGCTGCGAGGATACAGGAGATG GGCTTCAGCTTGGGTTCTGGAGTGAGGGTTCAAGACCGGTCGCTAGCTGCTTGTTGGCCCACCTCAACGTTTCTTCACCAAAGG aCGTTGTTCACACCCAAGGCCCCCTCGACGGCAGCCTGTATGCCCGAGTCCACAAGAAAGAGTCTCTCGAGGGTGtggtcacaatcaacagccttcCCGTCCTCGACCACCCCCTAACCAACGCAGACCACACCCCCCAACACCCTGACCACACCCTCCCAAGCTCTGACCGCACCCTCCCGGTAGTGGGCCACGCCTCCCTGCCCGCGGTCGACCACGCCCTGTCGGTCAGCAGCGACTCTGGGAACTCGACAGCATCTGTCAAAACCGACCGCACCGATGACCACAGTCTGTTGCTTCATGGAGCGGTGAACGCCAACCAGAACCACAACACACCCAGTCATCCCCCTCTCAGTCCCCAGGAGAAGAGAGAGTTGGACCAGCTTCTGATTGGCCTTGAGGCCCCCATGCTCCACCGCCAGGCTTACCTGGCTACCTCCACCAGCCCCGGAGGGGGAGTACGCCATCTCGTCCCAGCCCAGGTGCACGTCAACGGGCATACCCGGCTCATTGCAGCCCCCTCCGCCGAAGAGCGCGAGACGGACATCTTGGACGACGAGCTGCCCATCAGTCAGGAGGGTAACAGCGTGGACAGTCTGGGAACACTCTCGTCATTGGAGGGCCAGGCCACGCCCGCAGAGCTGTACTACCAATCAGAGATACCCGTTAACAGGCAGATCGACGGGCCGTACCTAGAGAAGCTACGGGAGATGCCGGTGCACCGAATACAGACTTCTACGTCGGCGCAGGAGCGGATCATGGACTCCAGTTCGCCCCAGGAGGAGGAGTACTCTCCTAACAGTTACCAGAACGGGAGTATGCAGCGCTCCCAGTCCTTCGGGACCCCAGAGCCGGGACACCCCAAGCTGCCCAGGGCCCCTGAGAGGAGCACCAGTAGCAGGGAGGCGGTCCAGAGGGGGTTGAACGCATGGCACCAGTACAGTCTGCCAGACGACCCCTTCGGTCCTCCCTTACAGAGCACCCACAGTCTGCCCCACTTCCCCCCCACCGCCTCCCAGCACGACATAGAGCAGTCTATCGAAGCCCTCAACATGCTGATGCTGGATCTGGACCCACACACAGGACAGGTGCCCAAGTCCTACAGCGCCCCCTCTGGTGAGAACAGTGTAGGAGGGCCAGCCCAGGTCCCCTTCTCCCAATCTCTGGCCAGGCCGTCCTACCAGGCAGACTCAGCCATCCACGGCTATAACATTAATTACAACGCCTTCGGACAGCCTCTGAGGTCAACGGCGGGCCGGGTGTCGACGTCGCCCGTCCAGAGTCCTGTGGCTGAATCTCCCCTGTCGTACGCCCCCCCGAGGTCCGCCTCATACCAGCCCCACACCAACACCACTCCCATACACCCCCCCGAGCCCTACCACACGCGCCCAGCCCAAGGGCCTGGTTCCGCCCTCTACCCCTCCGACCCCTCCCCCACCTTCGGACAACTCCAGATTAGGCCCCTGAACTCGTACCCAGGTGGGACGGTGGTGTCCCACTCCCCAGACCTCAAGGGAGGGTCTCCCTATCCCGGCTacagcacctcctcctcccccctccccaactCCTCCCCCCTACTTAAGGAGCCAGAACCTGAGGAGGAGAACCTCAACCTGGAGGGCCTGGTGGCTCAACGCATCGCTG AGTACAACGCTCGTATTCAGGGCATCAACGAAAGCATTACCACTACGCCACAATCTGACCGCCATCGCTCCTATTCCTTCTCTG GGATGCGTTCACGTGGGATGACGCCGGAGGAGGCTCAGGAGACCGTCCGCCGTCGGACCACCAGCGAGGGGCACTACCAGAGTGGCCATGAGGACCCTCCAGCCCACACGGGGGCGCCGGTGCGCTCCCCTGTCCACTCGTCAGACTTCCACATCCTCAACCCTGGAGGAAGACCCCGAGAG GGCCCCATGCACAGCTACCGCGAGGCGTATGGGGATGATGATGTTGACGGTGGGGCTGCTGTCAGTCCTATGTTCAGCAGTGGTGGTGAGGCCTACCCCCTGACCCCTGCCTTCCCTGTCTCACCTCAGACCCCTTACTTCAACATGT cccGTTCTCCTCCAGGCTTGGCCAaaacccctctctctgctctaggACTGAAGCCCCACCATCCAGCAGACATGCTCCATGGTGGATCAG ACTCTGAATCTGTAAGCGATGAGGAGCAAG ACGGCCGTGGTTATGGTGGACACCCCTTTAATGATCCTATATCTTCCAGTAGTCCCATCCACAGCCCAGACGg catgAGGATGGCTTCCTCCATTCGTCCCCAGGCTGACTCCGGCTTCCACTCCCACCCCTCCGAGAGTGTCCGGCACACTCCCGTCCCGTCCCACGGCCCCCACTCCCCTGAGGGCTCCCAGGTCAGCGTCGTGGGTCCCCTCCACACCGTCCCGGGAAGCCCCAACACCCTCCACCGCACGGTGGCCACCAACACCCCGCCAAGCCCTGCCCTCCAGCGCCACCTGGCCAACCAGGCCAGCCCGGGTCTGGCTCGTCACCCCACACCGCCCAATGGGAACAGGGTGCAAGTCCCCGGCAGCCCTGTGATCCCCGCAAGAGGCTCCAGAACCTCCGCCGTCCCTCCTAGCCCTTTGATGGGGCGCCACCCGATGGCCAGTGGCCACATTACGCCCGATGACAGACAGGGGACACCACCCATGCCCTCCTTCCCAGTGTCGCCCCAGCCGATGCTTCCAGAGAAGAGGCGGCTGCCCAGTGGAGAGAGGTCCAATGGGGGGCTGTCGTATGGGACTCTGGATGGGaagaccaccacacccaccttacCCAGTGGATGCAGCACGCCCAGTGTGTCCACCTCTCACACCCTACCGGACCTCTCCAAATTCTCCATCTACG ACCAGAGTCCAGACATCAGGCTGAACGTGAAGTTTGTCCAGGACACGTCTAAGTTCTGGTACAAGCCAGACATCTCCAGAGAGCAGGCCATCAGTCTGCTGAGAGACAGGGAGCCTGGGGCCTTCGTTATCAGGGACAGTCACTCCTTCAGAGGGGCCTACGGCCTGGCCATGAAGGTGGCCTGCCCACCTCCCACCGCCAACAAGAAAG TTGGTGACATCACGAGCGAGCTAGTGAGGCACTTCCTGATTGAGACGAGCTCCAAAGGCGTGCGTCTGAAGGGCTGTCCCAACGAACCCTACTTTG gaTGCCTGTCTGCCCTGGTGTACCAACACTCAATGACTCCTCTGGCCCTGCCCTGCAAGCTGATGATCCCCAGCAAAGATCCCAATGAAGAGGCCCTGGAGCTGGACACTCCCACTGACACAGTGGCCGAGCTGGTGAAACAAGGAGCAG CACAGCAACAAGTCCCAGAGGAGGCCCATG CATGCAACGTTCTTTACATCAACTCTGTGGACATGGAGTCTCTGACTGGTCCTCAGGCCGTCGCCAAGGCGATCAGCGAAACGTTGGCCGTCAACCCGTTGCCCGCAGCAACAACCGTCCACTTCAAAGTGTCGTCGCAGGGCATCACCCTCACTGATAGCCAGAGGAA GGTCTTCTTCCGAAGGCACTACCCAATCAACACTGTCACCTACTGTGACATCGACCCCCAGGACAGGAA GTGGAGCAACGAAGGAGTTGGAACGGCAAA ACTGTTTGGTTTCGTGGCACGTAAACAAGGAAGCACAACGGACAACGTCAGCCACCTGTTTGCCGAGTTGGACCCCAACCAGCCTGCTTCAGCCATCGTCAACTTCGTCTCCAAAATCATGAAGCGATGA
- the tns1a gene encoding tensin isoform X10 gives MDENYEVDLVYITERIISVSFPSGAEERSYTSNIKEVASMLASKHGEHYLLLNLSERRNDITKLNHKVLEFGWPDHHAPALDKICSMCKAMDTWLNADQHNVVVLHNKGNRGRTGVVVAAYMHYSNISASADQALDRFAMRRFYEDKALPVGQPSQRRYVRYFSGLLSGHIKINNKPLFLHHVIMHGIPNFESKGGCRPFLKIYQAMQPVYTSGIYNVQGDGHTSICITIEPGLLLKGDILLKCYHKRFRSPSRDVVFRVQFHTCAIHDLGVVFGKNELDETFKDERFPEYGKVEFVFSFGPEKIKGMGHLENGPQVSVDYNTQDPLIRWDSYENFNRGCEDTGDGLQLGFWSEGSRPVASCLLAHLNVSSPKDVVHTQGPLDGSLYARVHKKESLEGVVTINSLPVLDHPLTNADHTPQHPDHTLPSSDRTLPVVGHASLPAVDHALSVSSDSGNSTASVKTDRTDDHSLLLHGAVNANQNHNTPSHPPLSPQEKRELDQLLIGLEAPMLHRQAYLATSTSPGGGVRHLVPAQVHVNGHTRLIAAPSAEERETDILDDELPISQEGNSVDSLGTLSSLEGQATPAELYYQSEIPVNRQIDGPYLEKLREMPVHRIQTSTSAQERIMDSSSPQEEEYSPNSYQNGSMQRSQSFGTPEPGHPKLPRAPERSTSSREAVQRGLNAWHQYSLPDDPFGPPLQSTHSLPHFPPTASQHDIEQSIEALNMLMLDLDPHTGQVPKSYSAPSGENSVGGPAQVPFSQSLARPSYQADSAIHGYNINYNAFGQPLRSTAGRVSTSPVQSPVAESPLSYAPPRSASYQPHTNTTPIHPPEPYHTRPAQGPGSALYPSDPSPTFGQLQIRPLNSYPGGTVVSHSPDLKGGSPYPGYSTSSSPLPNSSPLLKEPEPEEENLNLEGLVAQRIAGMRSRGMTPEEAQETVRRRTTSEGHYQSGHEDPPAHTGAPVRSPVHSSDFHILNPGGRPREGPMHSYREAYGDDDVDGGAAVSPMFSSGGEAYPLTPAFPVSPQTPYFNMSRSPPGLAKTPLSALGLKPHHPADMLHGGSDSESVSDEEQDGRGYGGHPFNDPISSSSPIHSPDGMRMASSIRPQADSGFHSHPSESVRHTPVPSHGPHSPEGSQVSVVGPLHTVPGSPNTLHRTVATNTPPSPALQRHLANQASPGLARHPTPPNGNRVQVPGSPVIPARGSRTSAVPPSPLMGRHPMASGHITPDDRQGTPPMPSFPVSPQPMLPEKRRLPSGERSNGGLSYGTLDGKTTTPTLPSGCSTPSVSTSHTLPDLSKFSIYDQSPDIRLNVKFVQDTSKFWYKPDISREQAISLLRDREPGAFVIRDSHSFRGAYGLAMKVACPPPTANKKVGDITSELVRHFLIETSSKGVRLKGCPNEPYFGCLSALVYQHSMTPLALPCKLMIPSKDPNEEALELDTPTDTVAELVKQGAACNVLYINSVDMESLTGPQAVAKAISETLAVNPLPAATTVHFKVSSQGITLTDSQRKVFFRRHYPINTVTYCDIDPQDRKWSNEGVGTAKLFGFVARKQGSTTDNVSHLFAELDPNQPASAIVNFVSKIMKR, from the exons gGGAACCGAGGGAGGACAGGAGTGGTGGTGGCTGCTTACATGCATTACAGCAACATATCAGCCAG TGCTGACCAGGCACTGGACAGGTTCGCCATGAGGCGCTTCTACGAAGACAAAGCACTTCCTGTGGGTCAACCGTCCCAGAGAAG gtATGTGCGTTATTTCAGTGGTCTGCTCTCTGGCCACATCAAGATTAACAACAAGCCTCTGTTCCTGCACCACGTCATCATGCACGGCATCCCCAACTTCGAGTCCAAAGGAG GCTGCCGTCCTTTCCTGAAGATTTACCAGGCGATGCAGCCAGTCTACACGTCAGGGATATA TAACGTCCAAGGCGACGGTCACACCAGTATCTGTATCACCATTGAACCTGGCCTGCTCCTGAAGGGAGACATTCTA TTGAAGTGTTACCACAAGCGTTTCCGGAGCCCCAGTAGGGATGTGGTGTTCAGAGTGCAGTTCCACACCTGTGCCATCCATGACCTGGGAGTGGTCTTCGGGAAGAATGAACTGGATGAGACATTTAaag ATGAGAGATTTCCAGAGTATGGGAAAGTGGAATTTGTCTTCTCCTTCGGTCCTGAGAAAATCAAAG GAATGGGCCACCTTGAGAATGGCCCACAAGTGTCGGTGGACTACAATACCCAAGACCCCCTCATCCGCTGGGACTCCTACGAGAATTTCAACAGGGGCTGCGAGGATACAGGAGATG GGCTTCAGCTTGGGTTCTGGAGTGAGGGTTCAAGACCGGTCGCTAGCTGCTTGTTGGCCCACCTCAACGTTTCTTCACCAAAGG aCGTTGTTCACACCCAAGGCCCCCTCGACGGCAGCCTGTATGCCCGAGTCCACAAGAAAGAGTCTCTCGAGGGTGtggtcacaatcaacagccttcCCGTCCTCGACCACCCCCTAACCAACGCAGACCACACCCCCCAACACCCTGACCACACCCTCCCAAGCTCTGACCGCACCCTCCCGGTAGTGGGCCACGCCTCCCTGCCCGCGGTCGACCACGCCCTGTCGGTCAGCAGCGACTCTGGGAACTCGACAGCATCTGTCAAAACCGACCGCACCGATGACCACAGTCTGTTGCTTCATGGAGCGGTGAACGCCAACCAGAACCACAACACACCCAGTCATCCCCCTCTCAGTCCCCAGGAGAAGAGAGAGTTGGACCAGCTTCTGATTGGCCTTGAGGCCCCCATGCTCCACCGCCAGGCTTACCTGGCTACCTCCACCAGCCCCGGAGGGGGAGTACGCCATCTCGTCCCAGCCCAGGTGCACGTCAACGGGCATACCCGGCTCATTGCAGCCCCCTCCGCCGAAGAGCGCGAGACGGACATCTTGGACGACGAGCTGCCCATCAGTCAGGAGGGTAACAGCGTGGACAGTCTGGGAACACTCTCGTCATTGGAGGGCCAGGCCACGCCCGCAGAGCTGTACTACCAATCAGAGATACCCGTTAACAGGCAGATCGACGGGCCGTACCTAGAGAAGCTACGGGAGATGCCGGTGCACCGAATACAGACTTCTACGTCGGCGCAGGAGCGGATCATGGACTCCAGTTCGCCCCAGGAGGAGGAGTACTCTCCTAACAGTTACCAGAACGGGAGTATGCAGCGCTCCCAGTCCTTCGGGACCCCAGAGCCGGGACACCCCAAGCTGCCCAGGGCCCCTGAGAGGAGCACCAGTAGCAGGGAGGCGGTCCAGAGGGGGTTGAACGCATGGCACCAGTACAGTCTGCCAGACGACCCCTTCGGTCCTCCCTTACAGAGCACCCACAGTCTGCCCCACTTCCCCCCCACCGCCTCCCAGCACGACATAGAGCAGTCTATCGAAGCCCTCAACATGCTGATGCTGGATCTGGACCCACACACAGGACAGGTGCCCAAGTCCTACAGCGCCCCCTCTGGTGAGAACAGTGTAGGAGGGCCAGCCCAGGTCCCCTTCTCCCAATCTCTGGCCAGGCCGTCCTACCAGGCAGACTCAGCCATCCACGGCTATAACATTAATTACAACGCCTTCGGACAGCCTCTGAGGTCAACGGCGGGCCGGGTGTCGACGTCGCCCGTCCAGAGTCCTGTGGCTGAATCTCCCCTGTCGTACGCCCCCCCGAGGTCCGCCTCATACCAGCCCCACACCAACACCACTCCCATACACCCCCCCGAGCCCTACCACACGCGCCCAGCCCAAGGGCCTGGTTCCGCCCTCTACCCCTCCGACCCCTCCCCCACCTTCGGACAACTCCAGATTAGGCCCCTGAACTCGTACCCAGGTGGGACGGTGGTGTCCCACTCCCCAGACCTCAAGGGAGGGTCTCCCTATCCCGGCTacagcacctcctcctcccccctccccaactCCTCCCCCCTACTTAAGGAGCCAGAACCTGAGGAGGAGAACCTCAACCTGGAGGGCCTGGTGGCTCAACGCATCGCTG GGATGCGTTCACGTGGGATGACGCCGGAGGAGGCTCAGGAGACCGTCCGCCGTCGGACCACCAGCGAGGGGCACTACCAGAGTGGCCATGAGGACCCTCCAGCCCACACGGGGGCGCCGGTGCGCTCCCCTGTCCACTCGTCAGACTTCCACATCCTCAACCCTGGAGGAAGACCCCGAGAG GGCCCCATGCACAGCTACCGCGAGGCGTATGGGGATGATGATGTTGACGGTGGGGCTGCTGTCAGTCCTATGTTCAGCAGTGGTGGTGAGGCCTACCCCCTGACCCCTGCCTTCCCTGTCTCACCTCAGACCCCTTACTTCAACATGT cccGTTCTCCTCCAGGCTTGGCCAaaacccctctctctgctctaggACTGAAGCCCCACCATCCAGCAGACATGCTCCATGGTGGATCAG ACTCTGAATCTGTAAGCGATGAGGAGCAAG ACGGCCGTGGTTATGGTGGACACCCCTTTAATGATCCTATATCTTCCAGTAGTCCCATCCACAGCCCAGACGg catgAGGATGGCTTCCTCCATTCGTCCCCAGGCTGACTCCGGCTTCCACTCCCACCCCTCCGAGAGTGTCCGGCACACTCCCGTCCCGTCCCACGGCCCCCACTCCCCTGAGGGCTCCCAGGTCAGCGTCGTGGGTCCCCTCCACACCGTCCCGGGAAGCCCCAACACCCTCCACCGCACGGTGGCCACCAACACCCCGCCAAGCCCTGCCCTCCAGCGCCACCTGGCCAACCAGGCCAGCCCGGGTCTGGCTCGTCACCCCACACCGCCCAATGGGAACAGGGTGCAAGTCCCCGGCAGCCCTGTGATCCCCGCAAGAGGCTCCAGAACCTCCGCCGTCCCTCCTAGCCCTTTGATGGGGCGCCACCCGATGGCCAGTGGCCACATTACGCCCGATGACAGACAGGGGACACCACCCATGCCCTCCTTCCCAGTGTCGCCCCAGCCGATGCTTCCAGAGAAGAGGCGGCTGCCCAGTGGAGAGAGGTCCAATGGGGGGCTGTCGTATGGGACTCTGGATGGGaagaccaccacacccaccttacCCAGTGGATGCAGCACGCCCAGTGTGTCCACCTCTCACACCCTACCGGACCTCTCCAAATTCTCCATCTACG ACCAGAGTCCAGACATCAGGCTGAACGTGAAGTTTGTCCAGGACACGTCTAAGTTCTGGTACAAGCCAGACATCTCCAGAGAGCAGGCCATCAGTCTGCTGAGAGACAGGGAGCCTGGGGCCTTCGTTATCAGGGACAGTCACTCCTTCAGAGGGGCCTACGGCCTGGCCATGAAGGTGGCCTGCCCACCTCCCACCGCCAACAAGAAAG TTGGTGACATCACGAGCGAGCTAGTGAGGCACTTCCTGATTGAGACGAGCTCCAAAGGCGTGCGTCTGAAGGGCTGTCCCAACGAACCCTACTTTG gaTGCCTGTCTGCCCTGGTGTACCAACACTCAATGACTCCTCTGGCCCTGCCCTGCAAGCTGATGATCCCCAGCAAAGATCCCAATGAAGAGGCCCTGGAGCTGGACACTCCCACTGACACAGTGGCCGAGCTGGTGAAACAAGGAGCAG CATGCAACGTTCTTTACATCAACTCTGTGGACATGGAGTCTCTGACTGGTCCTCAGGCCGTCGCCAAGGCGATCAGCGAAACGTTGGCCGTCAACCCGTTGCCCGCAGCAACAACCGTCCACTTCAAAGTGTCGTCGCAGGGCATCACCCTCACTGATAGCCAGAGGAA GGTCTTCTTCCGAAGGCACTACCCAATCAACACTGTCACCTACTGTGACATCGACCCCCAGGACAGGAA GTGGAGCAACGAAGGAGTTGGAACGGCAAA ACTGTTTGGTTTCGTGGCACGTAAACAAGGAAGCACAACGGACAACGTCAGCCACCTGTTTGCCGAGTTGGACCCCAACCAGCCTGCTTCAGCCATCGTCAACTTCGTCTCCAAAATCATGAAGCGATGA